A window from Flavobacterium gyeonganense encodes these proteins:
- a CDS encoding tetratricopeptide repeat protein, which produces MDNKEKNKGTWFLEQLNLYQSANSDSDSVKRNFIIRVNEFETIINSLKNKGNNDPLQHELILGRRGSGKSTLLKRIQIEIDEKSQFSTKYIAVNLAEEQAGIYRLFDLWEQVIEELICKLNLELKLKDFKEFKLEQEFTRYLYQVIHEICSNENKKIVLLLDNFDRIVENFTDDGNLLRETLINYNDIQIIAGSTRMDEHFWQYDKPFYEFFRRHRLEALSSEEINTLINHWSLSLEIPELKDYVEHNRGKIENIRILTDGLPRTLQFFIQILLQNSQLYGYEYLRKVMDNTTPLYQERLNYLTPQLRKIISEMAFIWEACTTKQLVEKCRMESKLISANLKTLIDKGIVEKIETSKRNHLYRISERFFNMWLIITQGNPEQKRKAKWLSIFLENWYDVNDFKKLADEHIHNLKVNKLGYNQALVVSKALSQCKYISIFERDTIIELTENLNDEHNYDNLLELPKKYSIIRKEVGKLIKEKKNQEAIKLILEIENEEDGIKFSLLGDLYFHSNDKKNSEKYLLLAIEKGKLNKTYNLAVLFHQQKKYSEAKKYYLLSIENNNNPDSNFNLGLLFHEQGKVKDAEKYYLEAIRSGNDDALYNLALLYDENENYELSEKYYLLAIEKNDDHAMNNLAIQYYFNNYNKEKSLELIEKYNKINFESKAVQPQIIIEVWNGIFDNLEGRLINDFQENHFENLDLIICQLLIHQQKRLILKLFNNEEFGEELQGRYAILYYVTLILNNLSKENLELKIPPEISVTVNDVISEISERQKKYEYL; this is translated from the coding sequence ATGGATAATAAAGAAAAAAATAAAGGAACTTGGTTTTTAGAACAACTTAATTTGTATCAGTCAGCAAATAGTGATAGTGATTCTGTAAAAAGGAATTTTATAATTAGAGTAAATGAATTTGAAACTATTATAAATTCTTTAAAAAATAAAGGTAATAATGATCCATTACAGCATGAGTTGATTTTAGGAAGACGCGGTAGTGGAAAATCAACTTTACTGAAAAGAATTCAAATTGAGATTGATGAAAAATCTCAATTTAGCACCAAATATATTGCCGTAAATTTAGCAGAAGAGCAAGCAGGTATTTACAGATTATTTGATTTGTGGGAACAGGTAATAGAAGAGTTAATTTGTAAGTTGAATTTAGAACTAAAATTAAAAGATTTTAAAGAGTTCAAATTAGAACAAGAGTTTACCAGATATTTATACCAAGTTATTCATGAGATTTGTTCAAATGAAAATAAGAAAATAGTTCTTCTTTTGGATAATTTTGATAGAATTGTTGAGAATTTTACTGATGATGGAAACTTATTAAGAGAAACTCTGATAAACTATAATGATATTCAGATTATTGCCGGCAGTACCAGAATGGATGAACATTTTTGGCAATATGACAAGCCTTTTTATGAATTTTTCAGGAGACATCGTTTGGAAGCATTGAGTTCAGAAGAGATTAATACCTTAATTAATCATTGGAGTTTAAGCTTAGAGATTCCTGAATTGAAAGATTATGTTGAGCATAATCGTGGAAAAATAGAGAACATCAGAATTTTGACGGATGGATTGCCTAGAACCTTGCAGTTTTTTATTCAAATATTATTGCAAAATTCTCAATTATACGGATATGAGTATTTGAGAAAAGTGATGGATAATACAACACCATTATATCAGGAGAGATTGAATTATTTGACACCACAGTTGCGTAAAATAATTTCTGAAATGGCTTTTATTTGGGAAGCATGTACAACAAAACAATTGGTTGAAAAATGCAGGATGGAGAGTAAACTTATTTCTGCCAACTTAAAAACACTTATTGATAAAGGAATAGTTGAAAAAATTGAGACTTCAAAAAGAAATCATTTATATAGGATTTCTGAGCGGTTTTTTAACATGTGGCTTATAATAACTCAAGGCAATCCTGAGCAAAAGAGAAAAGCAAAATGGTTGAGTATTTTTTTAGAGAATTGGTATGATGTGAATGATTTTAAAAAACTTGCAGATGAACATATTCATAATTTAAAGGTTAATAAATTAGGTTATAACCAAGCTTTAGTTGTCTCAAAAGCATTAAGTCAATGTAAATATATTTCAATATTTGAAAGGGATACAATTATCGAGCTAACGGAAAATTTAAATGATGAACACAATTATGACAATTTATTAGAATTGCCTAAAAAATATAGTATAATTAGAAAAGAAGTTGGTAAGTTAATAAAAGAAAAAAAGAATCAAGAAGCAATAAAACTTATTCTGGAGATAGAAAATGAAGAAGATGGAATTAAATTTAGTTTGTTAGGTGATTTGTATTTTCATTCAAATGATAAAAAGAATAGCGAGAAATATTTGTTGTTGGCTATTGAAAAAGGAAAATTAAACAAAACGTATAATTTAGCTGTATTGTTTCATCAGCAAAAGAAATATTCAGAAGCAAAAAAATATTATCTATTATCAATTGAGAATAACAATAATCCTGATTCTAATTTCAATTTGGGTTTATTATTTCATGAACAAGGAAAAGTAAAAGATGCTGAAAAATATTATTTAGAGGCAATTAGAAGTGGGAATGATGATGCATTATACAATTTAGCATTATTATATGATGAAAATGAAAATTATGAACTTTCAGAAAAATATTATCTTTTAGCAATTGAAAAAAATGATGATCACGCTATGAATAATTTAGCGATTCAGTATTATTTTAATAACTACAATAAAGAAAAATCATTAGAATTAATTGAAAAATACAATAAGATAAATTTTGAGTCCAAAGCTGTTCAGCCCCAAATTATTATAGAAGTTTGGAATGGTATATTTGATAATTTAGAGGGAAGGTTAATTAATGATTTTCAAGAAAATCATTTCGAAAATTTAGATCTTATCATTTGTCAATTACTAATTCATCAACAAAAAAGATTAATACTTAAACTTTTTAACAATGAAGAATTTGGCGAGGAATTACAGGGAAGATATGCTATATTGTACTATGTTACATTAATTTTGAATAATTTAAGTAAAGAAAATTTAGAGTTGAAAATCCCACCAGAAATTTCAGTAACCGTAAATGATGTAATTTCAGAAATTTCAGAAAGACAAAAAAAATATGAATACTTGTAA